In Gimesia benthica, a single window of DNA contains:
- a CDS encoding POT family MFS transporter, protein MTSPTYKTAPVPSPKMPNGIPYIVGNEAAERFSYYGMRGILVIFMTQYLLNAEGMKDYMSDEQATKYFHLFVAAVYFFPLLGSIISDVFWGKYRTILTLSIVYCFGHLALAIDETRSGLLVGLTLIAIGAGGIKPCVSAHVGDQFGKQNQHLLSRVFGWFYLSINMGAFVASLLIPVILKSYGPHYAFGLPGILMLIATILFWLGRNEFVHIPASGWEKFRSETFGKEGLQALLNLSVLYYVFLPVFWSLFDQTGSSWVLQGTKMKHMIGSYELGAAEIQALNPLFILLLVPTFTYVIYPLIDKVFPLTPLRKISIGFFLAAASFAISALLESWIIRAPDNPPHILWQAIPYLVLTSAEVMVSITCLEFSYTQAPKSMKSFIMSLFFLSMTVGNLLTAGVNEVIMVDEESSYLEGARYFWFFSGLMLVAAVLFVFVAQRYKGKTYIQDDAVDQAQAEEEGIH, encoded by the coding sequence ATGACATCGCCAACATATAAGACTGCTCCTGTCCCTTCTCCGAAAATGCCGAACGGGATTCCCTACATTGTCGGTAACGAAGCAGCAGAACGCTTCAGTTATTACGGCATGCGAGGCATCCTCGTGATCTTCATGACGCAGTATCTGCTCAATGCAGAGGGGATGAAAGATTACATGAGCGATGAGCAGGCGACGAAATACTTTCATCTGTTTGTCGCCGCCGTTTACTTTTTTCCACTGTTGGGGTCTATTATCTCCGATGTATTCTGGGGCAAATATCGGACGATTCTGACATTGTCGATCGTTTACTGTTTCGGCCACCTGGCGCTGGCCATTGATGAAACGCGGTCGGGGTTGCTGGTCGGTCTGACTTTGATTGCCATCGGCGCCGGGGGGATCAAGCCCTGTGTCTCCGCGCATGTGGGCGATCAGTTCGGAAAGCAAAATCAGCATCTGCTCAGCCGGGTCTTTGGCTGGTTTTATCTGTCGATTAACATGGGGGCCTTTGTCGCTTCCTTATTGATTCCGGTGATCCTCAAGAGCTATGGACCACATTACGCATTTGGACTGCCGGGAATCTTGATGCTGATCGCCACCATTCTGTTCTGGCTGGGACGCAATGAATTTGTGCACATTCCCGCTTCAGGCTGGGAGAAATTCCGCTCGGAAACATTTGGCAAGGAAGGCCTGCAGGCGCTGCTGAATCTGTCGGTACTCTATTATGTGTTTCTCCCCGTCTTCTGGTCGCTCTTCGATCAGACGGGCTCCTCCTGGGTACTCCAGGGAACAAAGATGAAGCACATGATCGGCAGCTATGAACTGGGAGCGGCCGAAATTCAGGCACTCAATCCCCTGTTTATTTTACTGCTGGTGCCGACGTTTACGTATGTGATTTACCCACTGATCGACAAAGTCTTTCCGCTGACACCCCTGCGAAAAATCTCTATCGGTTTCTTTCTGGCGGCCGCCTCGTTTGCGATCAGCGCCCTGCTTGAATCATGGATCATCCGTGCGCCTGATAACCCTCCCCATATACTCTGGCAGGCGATCCCCTATCTGGTTTTGACCTCTGCAGAAGTCATGGTTTCGATTACCTGCCTTGAATTTTCCTATACTCAGGCTCCCAAATCGATGAAGTCATTCATCATGTCACTCTTCTTTCTTTCCATGACGGTGGGGAATCTGCTGACTGCGGGTGTGAATGAAGTCATTATGGTTGATGAAGAGAGCTCATACCTGGAAGGCGCCAGATACTTCTGGTTCTTTTCCGGACTGATGCTGGTGGCCGCGGTACTGTTTGTGTTCGTTGCGCAGCGCTATAAAGGGAAAACGTATATTCAGGATGACGCCGTAGATCAGGCGCAGGCTGAGGAAGAGGGGATTCATTGA
- a CDS encoding CTP synthase, whose amino-acid sequence MTAQTTDSEMTKHTTKHIFVTGGVVSSLGKGLTSASIGLLLEQRGLRVRMQKLDPYINIDPGTMNPYEHGEVYVLDDGSETDLDLGHYERFTNSPLSRKSNYTTGQIYQRVIEKERRGEYLGATVQVIPHITDEIKESVYNLASSDVDVVITELGGTVGDIEGLPFLEAIRQIPLDIGKENCLFIHLTLLPYIKAAGEMKTKPTQHSVGLLRQIGIQPDVLIVRTERPMDKDHADKIALFCNVEKGAVIEEVDTEYSIYEVPQGLADDGLDKLIIRKLQIDAEPLDLANWRTLLNRIKNPEHEVTIAVVGKYIDHKDAYKSIYESLFHAGFHHNTRILLKRIEAEEVERQGAEKLLSNVDGILVPGGFGKRGIEGKIASVKFARENKIPYFGICLGMQCAVIEFARNVLGLPDAHSTEFDSETSAPVICLLEEQKEITEKGGTMRLGAQDCIITKETKAHTCYGADSISERHRHRYEFNPEFRTKMVEGGMIPTGTSPNGNLVEIVEIPDHPWFLAVQFHPEFKSKPVSPHPLFAGFVGAALNYHQQKVRVSVS is encoded by the coding sequence ATGACAGCTCAAACAACAGACAGCGAAATGACCAAACACACCACAAAACACATTTTTGTCACCGGCGGCGTCGTCAGTTCTTTAGGGAAAGGTCTGACCTCGGCCTCCATCGGTCTGCTGCTCGAACAGCGCGGCCTGCGGGTCCGGATGCAAAAGCTCGATCCGTACATCAACATCGATCCCGGCACCATGAACCCTTACGAACATGGTGAAGTTTACGTACTCGACGACGGTTCAGAGACCGACCTCGACCTGGGTCACTATGAGCGGTTCACCAACAGCCCGCTCTCCCGCAAATCCAACTACACTACCGGGCAGATTTACCAGCGCGTGATTGAAAAAGAACGCCGGGGTGAATACCTGGGAGCGACCGTGCAGGTCATTCCGCATATCACCGATGAGATCAAAGAATCGGTTTATAATCTGGCCAGCTCCGATGTCGATGTGGTCATCACCGAACTCGGGGGGACCGTGGGCGACATTGAAGGGCTGCCCTTCCTCGAAGCCATCCGTCAGATTCCGCTGGATATCGGCAAAGAAAACTGCCTGTTTATCCACCTGACGCTCCTGCCTTACATCAAGGCGGCGGGAGAAATGAAGACCAAACCGACCCAGCACAGTGTGGGCCTGCTGCGGCAGATCGGGATTCAGCCCGACGTCCTCATCGTACGTACGGAACGTCCCATGGACAAGGATCACGCGGACAAGATCGCGCTGTTCTGTAACGTCGAAAAAGGGGCGGTCATCGAAGAGGTCGATACCGAATATTCGATTTACGAAGTGCCCCAGGGTCTGGCCGATGACGGGCTGGATAAGCTCATCATCCGCAAACTGCAGATCGACGCCGAACCTCTGGACCTGGCCAACTGGCGGACACTGTTGAACCGGATCAAAAACCCGGAACACGAAGTGACCATCGCCGTGGTCGGAAAATACATCGATCACAAAGATGCCTACAAGTCGATTTACGAATCACTGTTCCACGCCGGCTTCCATCACAACACCCGGATTCTGCTGAAGCGGATCGAAGCGGAAGAAGTCGAACGCCAGGGCGCCGAGAAACTGCTCTCCAACGTTGACGGGATTCTGGTTCCCGGTGGATTCGGGAAACGTGGCATCGAAGGAAAAATCGCATCCGTAAAATTTGCCCGCGAAAACAAGATTCCCTACTTCGGAATCTGTCTGGGTATGCAGTGTGCGGTTATCGAATTCGCCCGGAATGTACTGGGACTGCCCGATGCCCACAGCACGGAATTCGATAGTGAAACGAGCGCCCCGGTGATCTGTCTGCTCGAAGAACAGAAAGAGATCACCGAAAAAGGGGGCACGATGCGACTGGGAGCCCAGGACTGCATCATTACCAAAGAGACCAAGGCACACACCTGCTACGGGGCAGACTCCATCAGCGAGCGGCACCGTCACCGGTACGAGTTCAATCCTGAGTTCCGTACGAAGATGGTCGAAGGTGGGATGATTCCGACCGGCACCAGCCCCAACGGGAACCTGGTTGAAATCGTCGAAATTCCAGATCATCCCTGGTTTCTCGCCGTTCAGTTCCATCCGGAATTCAAGTCCAAGCCGGTCAGCCCGCATCCGCTGTTTGCCGGGTTCGTCGGTGCGGCTCTGAATTATCATCAGCAGAAAGTGCGGGTCTCTGTTTCCTGA
- the trpF gene encoding phosphoribosylanthranilate isomerase, with protein MAPWAVIEEYYQFAEWPPLILAGGLTPENVAEAIAAVQPFGVDTASGVESAPGIKSEELVASFIKRTKKA; from the coding sequence GTGGCTCCCTGGGCGGTGATTGAGGAATATTATCAGTTTGCTGAGTGGCCTCCCCTGATTCTGGCGGGGGGACTGACTCCCGAGAATGTCGCGGAAGCGATCGCCGCGGTGCAGCCCTTTGGTGTGGATACCGCCAGCGGAGTGGAATCGGCACCGGGGATTAAAAGTGAGGAACTGGTGGCATCCTTTATCAAACGCACAAAAAAAGCGTGA
- a CDS encoding lactonase family protein encodes MLAPTQYFLCFALFSGAVCSTLLTQTASGAEQYRVYVGTYTRGSDSKGIYQLLLDGKTGKLTHVDVTENSVNPSFLAISPNQKYLYAVNEISDFEGQKAGAVSAYSIASDSGKLTFLNQHSSRGGSPCHLVVDATGKFVLVANYSGGNICTLPIQKDGALGPSSAFVQHTGSSVNPARQKAPHAHSINLDPKNRHAVVADLGIDELRVYDFSAADGSLTPNAIPGIKMAPGAGPRHFAFHPSGKWGYVINELNLTVTAMKYNQKTGVFEILQNISTVPEGTKRKGNSTAQVLVHPSGKFLYGSNRGPNTIAMYGIDQKTGELTSLGYQPTGGAIPRNFNIDPSGKFLLAANQDSNNVVVFKINQKTGVLEPTGHEIDVPKPVCIQFLPISGTP; translated from the coding sequence ATGCTCGCGCCGACCCAATATTTCCTGTGCTTCGCTCTCTTTTCCGGAGCCGTCTGCTCCACGCTCCTCACCCAAACCGCATCCGGGGCTGAGCAATATCGGGTTTATGTGGGCACCTATACCCGCGGCAGCGACAGCAAAGGGATCTACCAGTTGCTGCTGGACGGCAAGACGGGCAAACTGACGCACGTGGATGTCACGGAAAACAGCGTGAATCCCTCGTTTCTGGCGATTTCTCCCAATCAGAAATATCTGTATGCCGTTAATGAAATCAGTGATTTTGAAGGCCAGAAAGCGGGTGCCGTCAGTGCGTATTCGATTGCTTCAGACAGTGGCAAGCTGACGTTTCTCAACCAGCATTCTTCCCGGGGTGGCTCTCCCTGTCACCTGGTGGTGGATGCGACTGGCAAGTTCGTGCTCGTGGCCAACTATTCTGGCGGCAATATCTGCACGCTGCCGATCCAGAAAGATGGTGCCCTCGGACCCAGTTCCGCTTTTGTGCAGCATACCGGTTCCAGTGTGAATCCGGCCCGTCAGAAAGCACCGCACGCGCATTCGATTAATCTGGATCCCAAGAACCGTCATGCAGTTGTCGCCGATCTGGGCATTGACGAACTGCGCGTCTACGATTTCTCTGCAGCCGACGGCAGCCTGACTCCGAACGCGATACCGGGAATCAAAATGGCTCCGGGAGCCGGTCCCCGGCACTTTGCCTTTCATCCGAGCGGGAAATGGGGTTATGTGATTAACGAGCTGAACCTGACCGTGACCGCCATGAAATACAATCAAAAGACGGGTGTCTTTGAGATTCTGCAGAACATCTCCACCGTTCCAGAAGGAACGAAACGGAAAGGGAATTCGACAGCGCAGGTTCTGGTGCATCCCTCTGGAAAATTCCTGTATGGTTCCAACCGGGGCCCGAACACGATTGCCATGTATGGAATCGACCAGAAAACGGGCGAACTGACGTCCCTCGGTTATCAGCCGACCGGCGGTGCGATTCCGCGGAATTTTAATATCGACCCGAGTGGGAAATTCCTGCTGGCCGCGAACCAGGATTCGAATAACGTCGTCGTATTCAAGATCAATCAGAAAACGGGGGTGCTGGAGCCAACAGGACATGAAATCGACGTTCCCAAGCCGGTCTGTATTCAGTTTCTGCCGATCAGCGGTACTCCCTGA
- a CDS encoding ATP-binding protein — protein MLKRITLHNFMSHAFTEIELSPGLTVLTGPNNCGKSAFVSALQVLAENTSGDYMVRHGAKECRVIVETDDGHVIEWKRKKKVVSYTIDGQDFHRLRNNVPDILPEVLRLAKVKSGDSDEFDVHFGEQKSPIFLLGDRGSRAARFFASSSDASVLIEMQKRHRSKVKVAQQDYQRQQTEQKQNEATLKLLEPVPDLESELETLETQYQALQADTQQIQQLETLISELTKAEARVALCSRRVTCLQELPGPLEQEPERPLAALVQRWQTIQLGLQRSQTTVSALQTLSDPPALQNESALSALIRDFQLQDRICQHSQATQNCLEPLDEPPQLTDPESLEKLIARLTAAEARTQRDRKEAEILAECVSPPQLVDGAKLAQFCQQWTAAETQFLERKQIHAGVEAEYEQARVELLHLVEENPTCPTCGGELEPDRFIQSAETGLKGHTHDA, from the coding sequence ATGTTGAAACGGATTACACTACATAACTTTATGAGCCATGCGTTTACCGAGATTGAGCTGTCGCCCGGACTCACCGTGCTGACGGGGCCCAATAACTGCGGTAAGTCGGCGTTCGTCTCGGCCCTGCAGGTACTGGCGGAAAATACCTCGGGCGATTACATGGTCAGGCACGGCGCCAAAGAGTGCCGCGTGATCGTGGAAACCGACGACGGCCACGTCATCGAATGGAAACGCAAAAAGAAGGTCGTCAGTTATACGATTGACGGGCAGGATTTCCATCGCCTCAGAAACAATGTCCCCGATATCCTCCCGGAAGTATTAAGACTGGCGAAAGTCAAGTCGGGGGACAGCGATGAATTCGATGTCCATTTCGGCGAGCAGAAATCGCCCATCTTTCTGCTGGGCGATCGGGGCAGTCGGGCCGCCCGCTTCTTTGCCTCCTCCTCGGATGCCTCCGTGCTGATCGAGATGCAGAAGCGGCACCGCAGCAAAGTCAAAGTTGCTCAGCAGGACTATCAGCGACAACAGACCGAGCAGAAACAGAACGAGGCCACACTGAAACTGCTGGAGCCCGTTCCCGATCTGGAATCCGAACTCGAGACACTCGAAACACAATATCAGGCACTCCAGGCCGATACGCAGCAGATTCAGCAGCTGGAAACGCTGATTTCGGAACTGACAAAGGCGGAAGCACGTGTCGCCCTCTGTTCCCGCCGGGTGACCTGTCTTCAGGAATTACCCGGACCGCTGGAGCAGGAACCGGAACGCCCCCTCGCAGCACTGGTTCAACGCTGGCAGACGATTCAACTCGGGCTGCAGCGCTCACAGACGACTGTCTCCGCTCTGCAGACATTAAGCGATCCCCCTGCGCTACAAAATGAATCGGCACTCTCTGCTCTGATCAGGGATTTTCAACTGCAGGATCGCATCTGCCAGCATTCACAGGCGACACAGAATTGCCTGGAACCGCTGGATGAACCTCCTCAGCTGACCGATCCGGAAAGTCTGGAGAAGCTGATCGCGAGACTGACAGCCGCGGAAGCCCGCACGCAACGGGATCGAAAAGAAGCCGAAATCCTCGCAGAATGCGTTTCCCCCCCGCAACTGGTCGATGGTGCGAAGCTCGCGCAGTTCTGCCAGCAGTGGACCGCCGCGGAGACGCAGTTTCTGGAACGGAAACAGATTCACGCTGGTGTCGAAGCCGAATACGAACAGGCCCGCGTCGAACTGCTACACTTGGTGGAAGAGAATCCCACCTGCCCCACGTGTGGCGGAGAGCTGGAGCCGGATCGCTTCATTCAGTCAGCCGAAACCGGATTGAAGGGGCACACACATGACGCCTGA
- the kdsB gene encoding 3-deoxy-manno-octulosonate cytidylyltransferase yields MPVCGVIPARLESSRLPGKLLLSETGQTLIQHTWEAAARSERLDRLIVATDSLEILEAVHGFGGKAFLTGEHPSGTDRIAEVAEKELLDADILVNIQGDEPEIAPEFIDQLIDLLESSPEAEMATLATPIRSLEQLQDSSCTKVVCRQDGSALYFSRLPIPFTRDVAPETLLPEQSPWLLHLGLYAYRRPFLLELTKVSPTPLEQLEKLEQLRALETGAKIQVGTVAHPTVGIDTPDDYARFVSRYQQGTN; encoded by the coding sequence GTGCCAGTGTGCGGCGTGATTCCCGCCCGACTCGAGTCATCGCGACTCCCCGGAAAACTGTTATTAAGTGAAACCGGACAGACGCTGATTCAGCATACCTGGGAGGCAGCAGCCCGCTCCGAGCGGCTGGATCGCCTGATCGTGGCGACCGACAGTCTGGAGATTCTAGAAGCCGTACATGGCTTTGGTGGCAAGGCGTTTCTGACGGGAGAGCATCCCAGCGGCACCGACCGGATTGCCGAAGTTGCGGAAAAAGAACTCCTGGATGCGGATATCCTGGTGAATATCCAGGGAGACGAACCCGAAATCGCGCCTGAATTCATCGATCAGCTGATCGACCTGCTGGAATCCTCCCCGGAAGCCGAAATGGCGACGCTGGCGACTCCCATCCGCAGCCTGGAACAGTTACAGGATTCTTCGTGTACCAAAGTCGTCTGCAGACAGGACGGTTCGGCGCTGTACTTCAGTCGCCTGCCGATTCCCTTCACGCGTGATGTCGCTCCCGAAACACTGCTACCCGAACAGAGCCCCTGGTTATTGCACCTGGGTCTGTATGCCTACCGTCGACCGTTTTTACTTGAGCTCACCAAAGTCTCTCCGACTCCACTGGAACAGCTGGAGAAACTGGAACAGCTCAGGGCCCTGGAAACGGGTGCAAAGATTCAGGTCGGCACCGTCGCTCATCCCACCGTTGGCATTGATACCCCGGACGATTATGCCCGGTTCGTCAGCCGCTATCAGCAGGGAACGAATTAG
- a CDS encoding phosphoribosylanthranilate isomerase, with translation MWTKICGIRDAETARMVADLGASALGLNFYAPSPRCISVETAGEIAAAVSKNDVVLVGLFVNHSLEDIEATCQDVSLDLLQLHGDETPEFLAELAERLPNLPLIRAFRVREANLESIAAYLSDCDRCGKRPDYLLIDAYSPDAFGGPAKWLPGR, from the coding sequence ATGTGGACGAAAATCTGTGGCATTCGTGATGCCGAAACCGCCCGCATGGTGGCGGACCTCGGTGCCTCTGCACTCGGTTTGAATTTTTACGCCCCTTCGCCACGGTGCATCTCTGTTGAAACCGCCGGGGAAATCGCTGCGGCCGTCTCGAAGAATGATGTCGTGCTGGTGGGATTGTTCGTGAATCATAGCCTGGAAGATATCGAAGCAACCTGCCAGGACGTTTCACTCGATCTGCTGCAACTGCACGGTGATGAAACGCCGGAATTCCTGGCGGAACTGGCGGAGCGACTACCAAACCTGCCTTTGATCCGAGCATTTCGTGTGCGGGAAGCGAATCTCGAATCAATCGCCGCCTATCTGTCTGACTGCGATCGCTGTGGCAAACGCCCGGATTACCTGTTGATCGACGCTTATTCACCAGATGCCTTTGGGGGACCGGCAAAGTGGCTCCCTGGGCGGTGA
- a CDS encoding metallophosphoesterase, translated as MTPEEYQGVLLIGDPHVEGRVPGFRRDDYPRVVLEKIKWCLQTAQEQSLLPVILGDLFHVPRDNQNWLLCELLTLFETPVYGIYGNHDCRENQLNEHDTLSILIQAGRYRLLSTENPWRGTMAGRPVIVGGTSWGHKLPKADAFEHETDSPLIVWVTHHDLLVPGYEEQGHLRPYEITGVDYVVNGHIHRRLDDVQKGQTTWVTPGNIIRRSRSDATRAHIPSVLKLEATADGWRRSQVEIPHAAFDEVFHPEMEDETEEGVPSAFISGLAELQSRRTDTGAGLKLFLEKNLPQFETTVAAEIQKLADEVSRDDE; from the coding sequence ATGACGCCTGAAGAATATCAAGGTGTGCTCCTGATCGGCGATCCCCACGTGGAAGGGCGGGTTCCCGGCTTTCGCAGGGATGACTATCCCCGCGTCGTGCTGGAGAAAATCAAGTGGTGTCTGCAGACGGCGCAGGAACAAAGCTTACTCCCCGTGATCCTGGGTGACCTGTTTCATGTGCCCCGCGACAATCAGAACTGGCTGTTGTGTGAACTGCTGACTTTATTCGAAACACCCGTGTATGGCATCTACGGCAATCATGACTGCCGTGAAAACCAGTTGAACGAACATGACACGCTCAGCATTCTGATCCAGGCGGGCCGCTATCGTCTGCTCTCAACCGAAAATCCCTGGCGAGGCACCATGGCAGGTCGCCCGGTCATCGTGGGAGGCACTTCCTGGGGGCACAAACTACCCAAGGCGGACGCATTTGAGCACGAAACCGATTCACCGCTGATCGTCTGGGTGACCCACCACGACCTGCTCGTCCCCGGCTACGAAGAACAGGGGCACCTGCGTCCCTATGAAATTACAGGCGTGGATTACGTTGTTAACGGCCACATTCATCGTCGGCTTGATGACGTGCAGAAAGGGCAGACGACCTGGGTGACCCCGGGAAATATTATCCGGCGTTCGCGCAGCGATGCGACTCGGGCGCATATTCCTTCTGTCTTGAAACTCGAAGCGACCGCAGACGGCTGGCGACGTTCGCAGGTGGAAATTCCCCACGCCGCCTTTGATGAAGTCTTTCACCCGGAAATGGAAGACGAAACCGAGGAAGGCGTGCCGTCCGCTTTTATTTCGGGTCTGGCCGAATTACAGTCTCGGAGAACGGATACGGGAGCAGGGCTGAAACTGTTCCTGGAAAAAAATCTGCCCCAGTTTGAAACAACCGTGGCAGCAGAAATACAGAAATTAGCAGATGAGGTTTCCCGCGATGACGAATGA
- a CDS encoding DUF420 domain-containing protein, whose amino-acid sequence MEHGFLGYRSTFMLDFVVSALLLIVPLLLFSLYAVKIKHNFALHKKLQILLGAVLLVAVAAFEVDVQIMHGGWQNIVKQREVPLTPEQFDYVRNVLYVHLLFAVSTPFFWATTLILALKRIPNPPVPCAHSSVHKKLGWISTIDITLTSLTGLYWYYVALVAGG is encoded by the coding sequence ATGGAGCATGGATTTTTAGGCTATCGCTCAACATTCATGTTGGATTTTGTGGTCTCGGCACTGTTGCTGATTGTGCCACTTCTCTTATTCAGCCTTTACGCTGTTAAAATCAAACATAACTTTGCGCTGCACAAAAAGCTGCAGATTCTGCTCGGGGCCGTGCTGCTGGTGGCTGTGGCCGCCTTCGAAGTGGACGTCCAGATCATGCACGGCGGCTGGCAGAATATTGTGAAACAGCGCGAAGTCCCCCTGACACCCGAACAGTTCGACTATGTCCGGAATGTCCTCTACGTGCACCTGCTGTTCGCTGTCAGCACACCCTTCTTCTGGGCGACAACACTGATTCTGGCTCTGAAACGCATTCCCAATCCGCCCGTACCCTGTGCGCACAGCAGCGTGCACAAAAAGCTGGGCTGGATTTCTACGATCGATATCACGCTGACGTCGTTGACCGGGTTGTACTGGTACTACGTCGCGCTGGTTGCCGGGGGGTAA
- a CDS encoding P-loop NTPase family protein encodes MTSQSDSETEPGELRSPLSLQRRCWELSAVRKQKEKDQAQLKQLLQETEQYLGISEQVTEALETLSGQLFEQELQMIQEKLTIALQEVLEQPLKLKAVAEWKRNAATVEFQIEREGNTEDIMRGQGGSVANILSVGLRMFALMTLDETEHRRVLVLDEQDCWLRPDLVPRLVKIIHEAGQALGFQIIMISHHDPVMFERYADTIFQFTPSPEGVKVERVETDRHQYDST; translated from the coding sequence ATGACTTCTCAATCTGATTCTGAGACCGAGCCCGGGGAACTGCGGTCTCCCTTGAGCCTGCAGCGCCGCTGCTGGGAACTTTCCGCGGTGCGCAAACAGAAAGAGAAAGACCAGGCCCAGCTCAAACAGCTTTTGCAGGAAACGGAACAGTACCTGGGGATCTCCGAGCAGGTCACCGAAGCTTTGGAGACCTTAAGCGGTCAGCTGTTCGAGCAGGAACTGCAGATGATTCAGGAGAAACTGACGATCGCCCTCCAGGAAGTTCTGGAACAGCCACTCAAGCTCAAGGCGGTCGCTGAATGGAAACGCAATGCCGCCACGGTCGAATTTCAGATCGAACGGGAAGGCAATACGGAAGACATCATGCGGGGGCAGGGGGGTTCGGTGGCCAACATCCTCTCGGTCGGCCTGCGGATGTTCGCGCTCATGACGCTGGATGAAACAGAACACCGGCGGGTACTCGTTCTGGACGAACAGGATTGCTGGCTCCGTCCCGATCTGGTACCACGGTTAGTGAAAATTATTCATGAGGCGGGGCAGGCACTCGGCTTCCAGATTATCATGATCAGTCACCACGATCCGGTAATGTTTGAACGTTATGCTGACACCATTTTCCAGTTCACTCCCTCTCCCGAAGGGGTAAAGGTAGAACGCGTGGAAACGGATCGACACCAATATGATTCAACCTGA
- a CDS encoding response regulator transcription factor — protein MSTDYKILLIEDDREISSTLSGVIKSAGYNIIVAPNGLEGQKLAQTENPDLVITDMMMPKMGGFPVLETLKSLPSPPKVIMITANEGGRHKAYAEMLGVDDYLRKPFAMDVFLDAIARVLAKGSDDGDDSKPAKGPLSRARKKS, from the coding sequence ATGTCAACTGATTACAAAATTTTACTGATCGAGGATGACCGCGAGATTTCCAGCACGTTGAGTGGTGTGATTAAATCTGCGGGCTATAACATCATCGTGGCCCCCAATGGACTGGAAGGGCAGAAGCTCGCCCAGACCGAGAATCCCGATCTCGTCATCACCGATATGATGATGCCTAAAATGGGAGGTTTCCCCGTACTGGAAACTCTCAAGTCGCTGCCTTCTCCCCCCAAGGTGATCATGATCACCGCCAATGAAGGTGGCCGGCACAAAGCGTATGCCGAGATGCTCGGAGTTGACGACTATCTGCGGAAGCCTTTCGCGATGGACGTCTTCCTGGATGCGATCGCCCGCGTATTGGCAAAAGGCTCGGACGACGGAGATGATAGCAAACCCGCTAAAGGGCCTCTGTCACGCGCACGTAAAAAATCGTAA